The following proteins are co-located in the Dehalococcoidia bacterium genome:
- a CDS encoding cation diffusion facilitator family transporter, producing the protein MTAARYFDPAARPKRTAAAASVAINLALIAVEGAVAFVTGSLAVLADAGHSVFDLAASLFAYWGVSMAARPPDPGHHYGHAKFENFSSLVQVALVGLIAIFIAVEVAVRLATGYRLEVPTVAIAVVAATVVVDYAAARYLGNVARTYGSYALEADAFHFSTDLWAKGAALVGLLGGRVGAEWLDPAAALAVAGVMVYTAARLGLRTSSVLLDAAPSSEVEGEVRRILDEEVRGGYHSLRMRQAGKWVHLDVALDLPGHITLAEAHDLACRISRRLCREVPEVRDAVVYVEPYSHHAEREGDQISGPPPDAR; encoded by the coding sequence ATGACCGCGGCCCGCTATTTCGACCCGGCGGCACGGCCCAAGAGGACGGCGGCAGCTGCCTCGGTGGCCATCAACCTGGCCCTCATAGCCGTGGAGGGGGCGGTGGCCTTCGTCACCGGCTCGCTGGCCGTGCTGGCCGACGCCGGCCACTCGGTCTTCGATCTGGCGGCCTCCCTCTTCGCCTACTGGGGCGTCTCCATGGCCGCCCGCCCACCCGACCCGGGACATCATTACGGCCACGCCAAGTTCGAGAACTTTTCCTCTCTGGTGCAGGTGGCCCTGGTGGGCCTCATCGCCATCTTCATCGCTGTGGAGGTGGCCGTGAGGCTGGCCACCGGCTACCGCCTGGAGGTGCCGACGGTCGCCATCGCCGTGGTGGCAGCCACCGTGGTGGTGGACTACGCGGCTGCTCGCTACCTGGGCAACGTGGCCCGCACCTACGGCTCCTATGCCCTGGAGGCCGATGCCTTTCACTTCTCCACGGACCTCTGGGCCAAGGGGGCGGCCCTGGTAGGGCTCCTCGGCGGGCGCGTGGGGGCCGAGTGGCTGGACCCGGCAGCGGCCCTGGCGGTAGCAGGGGTGATGGTCTACACAGCGGCGCGGCTCGGCCTGCGCACCAGCAGCGTGCTGCTGGATGCCGCACCCTCGTCGGAGGTGGAGGGCGAGGTGAGGCGCATCCTGGACGAGGAGGTACGCGGCGGCTACCACTCCCTCCGCATGCGCCAGGCCGGGAAGTGGGTGCACCTGGACGTGGCCCTGGACCTGCCGGGCCACATCACCCTGGCCGAGGCCCACGACCTGGCCTGCCGTATCAGCCGTCGCCTCTGCCGCGAGGTGCCTGAAGTGCGCGACGCCGTGGTCTACGTGGAACCCTACAGCCACCACGCGGAACGGGAGGGCGACCAGATCAGCGGCCCACCGCCAGACGCTCGCTGA
- a CDS encoding D-2-hydroxyacid dehydrogenase — protein MNVVIALDIAPELLERIRAVDGRLHVSVLNRAQRQAYRGGRRVHVVYRESQEPAHEDAEAARRSLLSVLGEAEVLLSSPIVPPELPQMAPKLRWLQLTSAGVDRLLESPILGSGITVTTASGIHAIPIGEYVLGAMLALAKGFPQAMAAQRERAWRPYLPEGLHGMTVGIIGLGAIGREVARLAKAFGMRVLACRRSCQRPQERPPDAPEVDLLLPPSQLQRLLAEADYLVLAVPLTPETRGLIGPRELATMKRGARLINVARGSVVDEDALLDALRSGHLAGAVLDVFRQEPLPPESGLWELPQVLLTPHISGGTPRYMERAIELFCDNLRRYLAGEPLRNVVDPQRGY, from the coding sequence GTGAACGTGGTCATCGCCCTGGACATCGCCCCGGAGCTGTTGGAGCGCATACGGGCGGTGGACGGGCGCCTGCACGTCAGCGTCCTCAACCGGGCCCAGCGCCAGGCCTATCGTGGCGGCCGTCGCGTCCACGTCGTCTACCGAGAGAGCCAGGAGCCGGCCCACGAGGACGCGGAGGCGGCCCGACGCTCGCTCCTGTCGGTGCTGGGAGAGGCGGAGGTGCTGTTGAGCAGCCCCATCGTGCCGCCTGAGTTGCCCCAGATGGCGCCCAAGCTGCGCTGGCTGCAGCTCACCAGCGCCGGGGTCGACCGGCTGCTGGAGAGCCCCATCCTGGGCAGCGGCATCACCGTCACCACCGCCAGCGGCATCCACGCCATCCCCATCGGCGAATACGTGCTGGGGGCCATGCTGGCCCTGGCCAAGGGCTTCCCCCAGGCCATGGCCGCCCAGCGGGAGCGGGCCTGGCGCCCCTACCTGCCAGAAGGGCTGCACGGGATGACCGTGGGCATCATCGGTCTGGGGGCCATCGGGCGGGAGGTGGCCCGCCTGGCCAAGGCCTTCGGAATGAGGGTCCTGGCCTGTCGCCGTTCCTGCCAGCGCCCCCAGGAGCGCCCTCCCGATGCCCCCGAGGTGGACCTGCTGTTGCCGCCCTCGCAGTTGCAACGGCTCCTGGCCGAGGCCGACTATCTGGTTCTGGCGGTGCCCCTCACCCCCGAGACCCGGGGCCTCATCGGCCCCCGCGAGCTGGCGACCATGAAGAGGGGCGCACGGCTGATAAACGTGGCCCGGGGGTCGGTGGTGGACGAGGATGCCCTGCTGGACGCCCTCCGCTCGGGACACCTGGCGGGCGCTGTCCTGGACGTCTTCCGCCAGGAGCCTCTGCCGCCCGAAAGCGGCCTGTGGGAGCTGCCCCAGGTGCTGCTGACGCCCCACATCTCGGGCGGGACTCCCCGCTACATGGAGCGAGCGATAGAACTCTTCTGCGACAACCTGCGACGGTATCTGGCCGGGGAGCCGTTGCGCAACGTGGTGGACCCGCAGCGGGGCTACTAG
- a CDS encoding MarC family protein: protein MGADFARALVSFFAIIDPIGNVLVFYLLTAQLPRALQVRAATASVVAAFLLLAVFALSGEQVLDFMGISAQSFQVAAGALLVLPAYRMVERGQSLEVADADGVRTDVFQVALVPLAVPLLSGPGALATAVSLSQDMGAGLTIAAAAVVFLLAWALFAWAEAVFRLLGESALRVLTRLVGVLLMAIAVDFILEGARTFLA from the coding sequence ATGGGCGCCGACTTCGCCCGTGCCCTGGTCTCCTTCTTCGCCATCATCGACCCCATCGGCAACGTGCTGGTCTTCTACCTGCTGACGGCCCAACTGCCGCGGGCTCTTCAGGTGCGGGCGGCCACGGCCTCGGTGGTGGCGGCCTTTCTGCTGCTGGCGGTCTTCGCCCTGAGTGGGGAGCAGGTGCTGGACTTCATGGGCATCTCCGCCCAGAGCTTCCAGGTGGCTGCCGGGGCACTGCTGGTGCTGCCGGCCTACCGTATGGTGGAGCGAGGCCAGAGCCTGGAGGTCGCCGACGCCGATGGAGTGCGGACCGATGTGTTCCAGGTGGCGCTGGTGCCCCTGGCTGTGCCCCTCCTCTCGGGGCCGGGCGCCCTGGCCACCGCCGTCTCTCTCTCCCAGGATATGGGGGCGGGACTGACCATCGCCGCCGCAGCGGTGGTGTTCCTGCTGGCCTGGGCGCTCTTCGCCTGGGCCGAGGCAGTGTTCCGCCTCCTGGGGGAGTCGGCCCTGCGGGTGTTGACGCGGCTGGTGGGCGTGCTGCTGATGGCCATCGCTGTGGACTTCATTCTGGAGGGGGCGCGCACCTTCCTGGCCTAG
- the gyrA gene encoding DNA gyrase subunit A: MVSEQVAREIRPVRIEEEMRAAYLDYAMSVIVSRALPDVRDGLKPVQRRILYVMQELGLRPGQPYKKSARIVGEVLGKYHPHGDDPVYEAMVRLAQPFTMRYPLVDGQGNFGSIDDDPPAAMRYTEARLAAIAEEMLADIDKETVDFVPNFDDSLKEPVVLPARLPNLLVNGASGIAVGMATDIPPHNLSEVCDAVIHLLDKPDATTEELTRIVRGPDFPTGGIIFRYEKVKVPGPDGQRVERRIDAIGHAYAEGKGRILMRARAHIEPQPRGGHQIVVTELPYRVAKAALVARIAELARERRIEGIAEVRDESDREGLRIVIEVRREANPQQVLAALYKHTPMQTAFNANMLALVDGQPRTVGLKRMLEAFIAHRREVVRRRSQFDLERAKEREHILQGLLKALDHLDAVIRAIRESASADEARQRLMGRPFGLSERQAQAVLDMQLRRLARLERQKLQDEYAEVIKEIAYLEDLLANPRKIDFVIKEEMRELKKKYGDPRRTQIIDQEPEEVSEEDLVPHQDVVVTISARGYIKRMPLSTYRAQRRGGRGITAMRTREDDAVAHLVVADTHDSLVFFTDRGRCFQVRAYEIPEESRQARGQPVINFLSGMEPGERVTAVVRHPHGADHDCLVMATRRGEVKRTPLSEFAFAGRRGLVAMDLEPGDELVSARLARDGDDAVLVTAQGKALRFPVSSLRQASRQSGGVRGIKLSPGDEVVAMDIAQDGGHLLTVTARGYGKRTPLDQYPQQGRGGQGVITYKVSDRTGPVAAARVVRGGDEVAVASQDGVMLRTPVEEISVQGRSTQGVRLMDLAPGDAVACMAVVSLRAGEAQT; the protein is encoded by the coding sequence ATGGTCTCGGAGCAGGTAGCGCGGGAGATAAGGCCCGTACGCATCGAGGAGGAGATGCGGGCCGCCTACCTCGACTACGCCATGAGCGTCATCGTCTCCCGCGCCCTCCCCGACGTGCGCGACGGCCTCAAGCCCGTCCAGCGGCGCATCCTCTACGTCATGCAGGAGCTGGGCCTGCGCCCGGGCCAGCCCTACAAGAAGAGCGCCCGCATCGTGGGCGAGGTGCTGGGCAAGTACCACCCCCACGGCGACGATCCGGTCTACGAGGCCATGGTGCGCCTGGCCCAGCCCTTCACCATGCGCTATCCCCTGGTGGACGGCCAGGGCAACTTCGGCTCCATCGACGATGACCCCCCGGCGGCCATGCGCTACACCGAGGCCCGCCTGGCGGCCATAGCCGAGGAGATGCTGGCCGACATCGACAAGGAGACGGTGGACTTCGTCCCCAACTTCGACGACTCCCTCAAGGAGCCGGTGGTCCTGCCGGCCCGGCTGCCCAACCTGCTGGTCAACGGCGCCTCGGGCATCGCCGTGGGCATGGCCACCGACATCCCGCCCCACAACCTGAGCGAGGTGTGCGACGCCGTCATCCACCTGCTGGACAAGCCCGACGCCACCACCGAGGAGCTGACGCGCATCGTCCGTGGCCCCGACTTCCCCACCGGCGGCATCATCTTCCGCTACGAGAAGGTGAAGGTGCCGGGGCCCGACGGCCAGCGAGTGGAGCGGCGCATCGACGCCATCGGCCACGCCTACGCCGAGGGCAAGGGACGCATTCTGATGCGGGCGCGGGCCCACATCGAGCCCCAGCCCAGGGGAGGCCACCAGATAGTGGTCACCGAGCTGCCCTACCGGGTGGCCAAGGCGGCCCTGGTGGCCCGCATCGCCGAGCTGGCCCGCGAGCGACGCATCGAGGGCATCGCCGAGGTGAGGGACGAGTCGGACCGGGAGGGGCTGCGCATCGTCATCGAGGTCAGGCGCGAGGCCAACCCCCAGCAGGTGCTGGCCGCCCTCTACAAGCACACCCCCATGCAGACGGCCTTCAACGCCAACATGCTGGCCCTGGTGGACGGCCAGCCCCGCACCGTGGGCCTCAAGCGCATGCTGGAGGCCTTCATCGCCCACCGGCGAGAGGTGGTGCGCCGCCGCTCCCAGTTCGACCTGGAGCGGGCCAAGGAGCGGGAGCACATCCTGCAGGGGCTGCTCAAGGCCCTGGACCACCTGGACGCCGTCATCCGGGCCATCCGCGAGTCGGCCTCGGCCGACGAGGCCCGTCAGCGCCTCATGGGCCGCCCCTTCGGCCTGAGCGAACGGCAGGCACAGGCCGTCCTGGACATGCAGCTGAGGCGCCTGGCCCGGCTGGAGCGGCAGAAGCTGCAGGACGAGTATGCCGAGGTCATCAAGGAGATCGCCTACCTGGAAGACCTGCTGGCCAACCCCCGCAAGATCGACTTCGTCATCAAGGAGGAGATGCGGGAGCTGAAGAAGAAGTACGGCGACCCCCGCCGCACCCAGATCATCGACCAGGAGCCGGAGGAGGTCAGCGAGGAGGACCTGGTGCCCCACCAGGACGTGGTGGTGACCATCTCCGCCCGGGGCTACATCAAGCGCATGCCCCTGTCCACCTACCGCGCCCAGAGGCGGGGCGGCCGCGGCATCACCGCCATGCGCACCCGCGAGGACGACGCCGTGGCCCACCTGGTGGTGGCCGACACCCACGACAGCCTGGTCTTCTTCACCGACCGGGGGCGCTGCTTCCAGGTACGGGCCTACGAGATACCGGAGGAGTCGCGCCAGGCCCGCGGCCAGCCCGTCATCAACTTCCTCTCGGGCATGGAGCCGGGCGAGCGGGTGACGGCGGTGGTCCGCCATCCTCACGGCGCAGACCATGACTGCCTGGTGATGGCCACCCGCAGGGGGGAAGTAAAGCGCACCCCCCTATCGGAGTTCGCCTTTGCCGGCCGCCGTGGCCTGGTGGCCATGGACCTGGAACCGGGCGACGAGCTGGTGTCGGCACGGCTGGCCCGCGACGGCGACGACGCCGTGCTGGTGACGGCCCAGGGCAAGGCCCTGCGCTTCCCCGTCAGTTCCCTCCGCCAGGCATCGAGACAGTCCGGCGGCGTCCGCGGCATCAAGCTCTCCCCCGGCGATGAGGTGGTGGCCATGGACATCGCCCAGGACGGCGGCCACCTGCTGACCGTCACCGCTCGTGGCTACGGCAAGCGCACGCCCCTGGACCAGTACCCCCAGCAGGGCAGGGGCGGCCAGGGCGTCATCACCTACAAGGTCAGCGACCGCACCGGCCCGGTGGCCGCGGCGCGGGTGGTGCGGGGCGGGGACGAGGTGGCCGTGGCCTCCCAGGACGGCGTGATGCTGCGCACGCCGGTGGAGGAGATCTCCGTCCAGGGGCGAAGCACCCAGGGCGTACGGCTGATGGACCTCGCGCCCGGCGACGCCGTAGCCTGCATGGCTGTCGTCTCCCTGCGGGCGGGGGAAGCCCAGACCTAG
- a CDS encoding gamma-glutamyl-gamma-aminobutyrate hydrolase family protein, with product MRPVIGIPLWKAPAGERFAHYEESVRWAGGLPRRLPPGEGLEGIHGLLITGGVDVDPSLYGERPHPRTQRPNQERDKHELALLREALSRGLPVLGVCRGHQLLNVALGGRLLQHIEDGSHEAGEDGSSAWHPVRLLAGGLLRELYEREEVWANSRHHQAVTPDRLAPGLRALALSPEGMVEAVQVEGHPWAVGVQWHPERPEMWGEGPQPEGPIAAAAPLFAAFIAACRQPA from the coding sequence GTGAGACCTGTCATCGGCATCCCGCTCTGGAAGGCTCCTGCTGGCGAACGCTTCGCCCATTACGAGGAGAGCGTGCGTTGGGCCGGCGGCCTGCCCCGCCGCCTCCCGCCAGGGGAGGGACTAGAGGGCATACACGGCCTCCTCATCACCGGCGGGGTGGACGTTGACCCCTCCCTTTACGGCGAGCGGCCCCACCCAAGGACCCAGCGCCCCAATCAGGAGAGGGACAAGCACGAACTGGCGCTCCTGAGGGAGGCCCTATCCCGAGGCCTGCCGGTGCTGGGGGTCTGCCGCGGCCACCAGCTCCTGAACGTGGCCCTGGGCGGGAGGCTGCTGCAGCACATCGAGGACGGCTCTCACGAGGCGGGGGAGGACGGCTCCTCGGCCTGGCACCCGGTGCGCCTGCTGGCGGGCGGCCTGCTGCGGGAGCTTTACGAGCGCGAGGAGGTTTGGGCCAACTCCCGCCACCACCAGGCGGTGACGCCCGACCGCCTGGCGCCGGGCCTGAGGGCGCTGGCCCTCTCGCCCGAAGGCATGGTGGAGGCGGTGCAGGTGGAGGGCCACCCCTGGGCGGTGGGGGTGCAGTGGCACCCGGAGCGCCCCGAGATGTGGGGCGAGGGGCCGCAGCCGGAGGGCCCCATCGCCGCCGCCGCGCCTCTCTTCGCCGCCTTCATCGCCGCCTGCCGCCAGCCAGCGTGA